The genomic stretch GACTCGTCAAAAGTGGATCGTGCCTGGGGAGAGCAACGGCGGCTATCAGCGCGAGTGATGACATGGTGGCAACGGCCTTGAATTTTCGCCTGTGGCTAATCTGATTTAGGTAGGCTCCGGCCAACACGAATGATGCGATTATCATAATAGTTGTAGAAATCAAAAGTGATTTGGAAACGCCAAACTGAGGCAGCAGAGCGAGGCCAGTCAAAACAATCCCTAGGATGCCGCCGAGGGTATTAAAGGCATAGAGTCTTCCCGCAGAGACATAGAGACTCATGGATTTAGAGTTGCCTAGGTGGATTTTCAACAGGTAGGGGAAGACGCTGCCAAAGCAGAATGTGCTGGGGAAAACAACCGCAGCGGTAACGAGGAACTGAGAAAAGAAATAACCGAAATACGACTCGCCAGCGGACAGTTGCCAATAGAGCTGAGCGTACCAAATGGGAAGCTCATTTATGAATGCGGATGAAATCAGTGCCAGAAGACCAGCCATGCCAAAAAGATAAAGGCCCTCTAGGCTTGAGTATCTTGAGTGGCGTACCAGGCGACTGGCCGCAAAGCTTCCGATGGCGATTCCCAACAAAAATACGCCAAGCATGATTGAGAAAGCGTGAACGGTAGCACCAAAGACATTGGACAACATTCGAAACCAGCTGATTTCCAGAGACATTGCTGAAAAACCAGAAACAAAAATTAGCATTTCAATGCCCCGGACTCGTTTGGTCACACGAGGTTTGGCAATTGGGGGTAAGTCGGAACTCAAACTCGGAGAAGAATGACGAAGGCGCCAATAGATGACAATTCCTACAACAATATCAACCACTCCGACTATCAGGCATGTTGTAGCAATTCCAAATCGAGGCAGAAGCAGGAACCCGGACAACAGTGCTCCCAATACTGCTCCAGTCGTGGTCGCTCCGTAGAGTACAGAAGTCCAGGCACTTCCGTGTTCCATCCGACTTTGCTGAAACAAGGTGCTGGCCAGGGGCAGAAGCATGCCCATAAGGATCACCGGCAGGCCAAGCTGGAGGCTGACGACGAGAAATCGAAGGCCCAGAAAAGTCAGAGATCCCTCGCCCCCCAATTGGTAGATGTAGGTGTAAAGTGGGGATGTCCACTCCAGCAGCGGAATGGACATCGCGCCGATGAGGCCAATTGCCATTTGAATGAATGCGAAGGTGCGAAGTGGGCGATGCAAAGCCCCCTGCCACCTACTGATCAGCCACGCTCCAAGCGCCAGTCCAGCCATAAAGCCGGCAAGGACTGTGGCGGTCGCGTAGAGAGAGCTTCCTAAAATGGGGGTAAAGGCTCGGGCCCAGGCCACTTCAAGAACAAGGCTAGTGAAACCAGTCAGAAAAAGGCAGACAACAACCAGAGCCATCCCTTAAGGGTGTCATATTAGGGGTGTAGGATCACGGCATATTGAGGAGGTCAGACCAAAGGGGGAGTCACCGTCGATGGTCGAGATCGCCGTGGGCGGATTTAACGCCGCGCACACCCTAAAGTGTTTTCAGGTCTTCACAAACTTTCTCCTGCAAACATGACAAGCTTTTCAAGCCTGGTGAGAGCTTTGGAATTCCGTTGTGATTCTGGCTAGGGTGCCCTCGTAACCAAATAATCGAGAATTCAAGAGGAGGATTCCCCTATGAAGAAATTCATTCTTCTTGTTGCCATGCTGTCCGCTGGTGCGGCCTACGCGGCTAATCAGGACTATCGGGCGTTGGCGACTTGTAAATTTGAAGGCGCAGCCTTTTCAGCCTACAAAAACTCAAGTTCCTACGGGTTTCAATCCATGTATTGGAAGCAAGCCGACTTAGTGGGCGCAGAGTTCATATTGGCAGAGCTAAAGAGCGAGTCTGATCCCTATTCGCCGTCCCGCCTACAGCTAAGAAAATATGTATACGGTCCGGATGACAACAAAGACGGTCTTGCCGATCGTCGCGGAGCTGCAGGGGCACCTCTAACCCGCATCGGATACTCAGTATTGGATGGTGTGGTGACCATTAGTTACACCCAAGGGCCGACAGGATCTGACCATCGCAGCTTTCAGATTTCAACTAACGGCAAGACCTCTACTATCACCTATAGCCAGGATGGATACGGAAACCGTGGCTACGCGGGTCCCGTGGAATGTGAAATTCATGACTACCCTCAAATTGAGGCCCCGGACATCGATTGGATGGCAAAATCCAAGGAAGAAAAGATCCTTATCCTCAAGGCTCTTCGCTACAAGCGCAGCCGTTATGTCAACACAGCCGATTTTGCGGGGGCCGACAAGGCCAACTTCGCCGTCGCGGCGAAGAAGCTTCTGAATTGGGTTGATGGCTACGACTTCACAGATGATCAAGTGAATACGGTTCGCTTTGAATGGATGAGCCCCGAGAAGTGTGAATTCTTGTCGTCAAACGGTAGATACGACGTCAGCCTGGTCGCTGACTATGCTGGCAATACTCTCGGATACATTGTTTCGTCCCTTAGCTGTAAAAACAAAGTCAGCCGAGTTTATCGTAAATATGACCCCAACACAGGTGAGCCCTACGAAAAGACCGAAGAACAAAATGTTCGCGTGAACAACCTGTACTTCGATCTGGATTTCAACCTTCTCAACTGGGGATCTGCTGAAGACCCAGTGGATGTGAAGTTAAGTCGCTGGTAACTAAGTTAGATTAGTATTTTAAACAACAAGGGGGGCCTCCTGAGCCCTCTTTGTTTGATAAAGCGATTTTTGGGAGGGGATCATGAAAATGCTTGTTACCTTAGCGGTTGTGCTTGCAAGCCTGTCGAGCCTTGCCTCGACGAGGGTGTCGTGTTTTACAAAATTCTATTTCTCCGACCTCAAGTTGTCTTTTGTGGCTCAGATCGACAGTGGCAATAAGGCAGAAGTTCTTTCCGGCTCAGTCGAGGGTGAAAAAATTGAGCTCGTCGAAGGTCTTCAGGAGGCTCACATTCTTTCCGACAGAAGCTCTCACCCGGGATACTTCCAGTATGGTCTGGGCACTGACAAGACAGGCTTTGATGGTTGGATGGGACTCTCCTTTAGGCTTCCTGGTGACTTTCGCGCGGAGCAGGCTTTCTATAAGGGATATGTTCTTGCTGAAGATGCCCACGGAGCCAGTCTTCATCAGGTGATCTGCCGAAACAAGTGATCTGATTGTCTATTGGCTTCAGATGACTCTGATATCAGATATCCGATATCACGATATCGGATATCGGCATTGAGACCGCCGGCTCGTCTGCTCAGCCAAGCATCCTGCTTGTCAGTCCACGGCAAATGCTTCGCATCTGCCGCGGTCGCAGCCTCACTTCGAATCCCTCATCAGTGCTCCAGAAAACAAAAAGGCCGCCGATGGCGACCATTTTTTGTTTTGGCGGAGAGGGAGGGATTGTCCTTCGGTCGTTCGCATAGTGCTCACTCCCTGCAGACCGCCGGCTCGTGCCGCGGTCAGCCACTTCGCAGAAAACAAAAGGCCGCCGATGGCGACCCAGCCTTGTGCCGGAGCATCCTGCTTGTCAGTCCACGGCAAATGCTTCGCATCTGCCGCGGTCGCAGCCTCACTTCGAATCCCTCATCAGTGCTCCAGAAAACAAAAAGGCCGCCGATGGCGACCATTTTTTGTTTTGGCGGAGAGGGAGGGATTCGAACCCTCGAGACGCTTTTGACGCCTACACGCGTTCCAGGCGTGCGCCTTCAACCACTCGGCCACCTCTCCCGTCATTTGATTTTAGAAGATAGCGGTTAACATGCTGATATATTGATGTAAAGCATTATCAACTAAGGGGTTAAATTCTTGGGTTTTTTTTGCCTTTTAGAGCCTGCTTAGGCGAGCAAGTGCTGATTATTCGGACAGTTCTTGGGGCTGTGAGGCCCGGTCGAGGATTGTCTTTAAGTGGGAAACATGGTGAAGGAGTCCTGACCCCTGACCTTATCCAGAGCCTTGGTGTAACTGATGAACGAATCGATTTGCTCCTGGCTGGGCTGAATTTGGTTTGAGAGCAAATTAATGAGAGTCTCGACGCCATACTTCATTCCCTTTGCATGACCATATTCATTACAGGCGAAACACTCTTTGGCGATGGCTTTGATGCGTTCAATGGTGGCAAGGCGAAGCTCCAGAGGAACTAAATCGACACGGAACATATCGGGCTTCACTACCGGCCAAACCAACCAGGTGACATTTAAATCTGGATGGCGCTGCAGAAATTCGTCGAGCCAGATGAGAAGCTTATCTATGGTGCAGGCCTGATAGGCGGAAACACTTGTTCCTATGCAGATGACAAACCCCTCGTGCAAATGACCAAACTTGGGAAAATTCTGTTCCGTCGTTCTCCAGTCCGAATAGTAACGGATAAATTCATTTTCCCTGTCGGCGGCGTCAATGCTGACGTTTACTCGGCCGCCGACGAATCGATTTAGAATCTCAATTTGCTGATCAGTCACCGATGTAAGGTTGCAGTGAGAATAAATGTTAATGCGCTTGGCATGGTCAGTTGTCGAAAGGCTTTCAAGAAACTCCCAAAGGCGCTTGTTGATGTAAGGTTCACCACCATGGAGTTCGATGTAATCGACCTCGTCTATATGATCCCAAAGCTCTTTCATGAACTGGTTGCTGTCTGACAGATTGCCATATTGATCAAACAGATCGATGACTCGCCCCAGAGATTTGGCCATTGGAGCCGGTAAAGAATCCTTGTGGGGAGAAAGCTCGTTCATGAACTTGGTCGAATTGGCAGGGCTGCAAATACGACAGGCCAGGTTACAGCTCATAGAAAACCGCAATTCCCACCACTTTGGAAAGGATGTCATTTGGCCATCATTTTCGAGGGCTTCCTGGACCAGGTGTTGGTACTTGTCGTAAAAGAGCTCTATTCCCAGGACTCTCTTAGATTTGACACCAATCCTATCGTGATAATAACAAACCTCGCAGAGTTCCCGAGGCTTGTTATTAATGAGATCCAGTTCGGCGATTCATTTCGTAATTCCGCATCAGTTATCCACAATTTTGTGATTTTTCAGGCTAGGATCTGTGGAAAACTTCTTACGCAGCCTATCGTTCCCACAGTCTTGTCGAACTTCAGGCCATTTGAAGTTGGTGGTTGGCTAACTTTCTGAGCGCTTTGTTGAGATTGAAGCCCAAGCAGGAGCGATGGCCGGACATCTCCATTGCCACTGTGGTCCTCACATTGGGTTTGTTGAAGCCGTATTTTTTTGATTTCAGATTTCCAATCAGGCCCTCGACCTGGGCCCGCTCTCGGCGGATCACTTCCGACATTTTCTCTGAGACACTCCACTTGGCCTTCCCGGCTGGAGCAATGCCCACATTTTTCACGCCCAGCCTCTTGGCCCGTGTGATATTGATCTGACTGTGGCCCCCGCGATCGAAGCCGAAAGTCTTTGGCGCCTCGCCAAAAAGAGCGATGTGTTCTTTGATGGACTGGTGGCAAAACTTCTTGTCCGAGGCATTCCCTCCGCCGTTGATCAAGAACCCTAATACAAAGCCATCGACTTGGATCACTCCCCACTTCTGACCAAACTCCACAGACTTTCCGGCCTTGCCCCGGACAATCGAGTATAGCTCCGACATTTGCAAATGGATGATCTTCTTTGAGGCCACAAATCCCGTCTCCAGAAAATGCAAAATCTGAGGGAGCAAGGTGTCCATCACCTTTGACAGCCGCTCGATCTCCACTGAAGACTTCCCGTGAAGCTTGCGCTGGGTCTTTGAAAGCACCGACTTGATCAGGTCTTGTAACTCCTTGGCCGTGTGATACAGCTTCTTGCCGACCTTTTGTTTCTGTTCCCTGGTCTTTGCAAACAAATGGGACCCTCGCACAAGGCCTTTGACTCTTTTGGCCAGTTCCCGCGCCCTGCCTTTGATGCTTGAAAACTTCCCGCCCACCCTGTTCAGTGCGCCGACCGTGAGATCCGTGAATCGCTTCATCAATCCCACTTCGTTGGGATATGGGATCATGGCCTCTTGCGCCGTCGTGTCGGCCATCAACTTTGTCGAGTCCAACATCCCAAGCTCTTCGGCCTTTAACAAAAAGGTCTTGTTGAAAATATCCATCCCCTCGGCCCCCATCATCCGGGTGAACTCGAAAATCGTGATGTGATCTGGGTTCCAAGTGGAATCCATCAAATTGCACAGATACCTGGCTGGCGCATAGTGCGCAATCAGGTCTTCGGCTTGTCGATACGTAATTTGTCGCACGGACATCAACGCAATGGCACCCAATAGCTCTCTGTAATGTGGCTCCGGGCCTACCAAAGCCTTGACCTTTGAGGCCCGGATCCCCTGAGCAGCCTCGATTAAATCCGGCCAGGGGATTACTTTCGTAAGCCGCAACAACTCGTGATTTTCCTTGATGCGAATGTCGGCCTGGATGGGATGAATGTGATCGAACAATCCAATCTGACGGGGATTTGTCATGGCTATTCCTCTGTGGTGATGATGGTGTTTGCACCAAATCAGAATGAAGGATTCAGAAAAATAATCAAGCTCTCAGAGGGAAAATGCTGCCGAACTCCGAACTCGCTCTATATATGGTGGAGGGGCCTTCATAAACACAACATGGCCTAATGTGCCCGCTCACAGTCAGGGCCACAGCCATCCAGGGCATTGGACACATCCAAGTTTGGTTCTCCATATCCTAGGATGTTAGAGGGTGGTTGGAGCGAAATCAACGGCAAACAGGTTCTTCGAGGAATGGGATTTGCAATATTCTCAGGGGTTTGTAATCGGCGATAGAAGGCAATTGGCTTGATCTGGTTGAGGTGCAATGGGCAATTATTTCAGACTCGTATTAGCATTGGTGATGAGCACAAGCCTTGTGTTGGCTGTTCCGGCACCGGTCTGGGCGACTGGTGGACCCTGCCGCCAAGAAGTCTCACGTCTCGAAAATCTTAAGTCATGGGCGCAAAAATCGCGAAAGCTCATGGATCAGCAAGTCGAAGGATTGCGTTCATGGAACCGTGTTCACATCGGCTGGAGTAAAAGATTTGATCAGAGCCAGTTTGAAAGCCATCGTGCTCGCTACTTGAGTCGCCTAGAGGAGCTCTATCCCAACGGTCAAAGTGTTACGGGAACAGCTGGTGTCGGATCTCGAATCAAGGTTTCTGAAAAAGCCACGGCTGAAGAAAAGCTAGCTTTTCTTGAGGCAGTTGGACGCCATTTTATCTCCGAATCAAATGCTAATCCGCTCCGCGCCGAGCGGATCCTCGACACCCGATTGCGCGACTTTTTGGCAAAAAGGCGGTTCTTCAAAAAAATCGACGCTCTTAAGCTGAATAAACTGAAAATGGGTGAATTGGAAGATCTGTTGCTCGATCTGTACACTCTCCAAAATCCGGGTCGAGACGGGCTTCCGGCCAAAATAAAGGCCTTGATTGCCAGTATTCTCCCACTCACGGGTGACTTTTACCAGTCATGGTATAGGGATGCAGTTTTAAAAAGATTTTATCTTGAGGTCATGAGAACCGGAGTAGTCGAGGCTATGGGCAATATGAACATGCCCATCAAAGATCCGGTTCTCAGCGAGATTCGTCACAACCGGATTTTGCGGCAATTCATGGGTATTGCCATCAGCACGGTAATCAACTGGTATGTTCTCATTCCCATGGCTTATTTGTTTGGCTACGTCCACTTACCCGAGGTTAACCTGGCGGAGTGGCTACCCCTCACCAAGGCTCTTGAGGCCGAGGTCAAAAAAAATCCTGATCTGGTCCGCGAAATTGTTACCTCAGGTTTTAAACATGAAATGGTGGAAGAGTGGGTCGGTAAGTACGGCCTTAGGCAACATGGTCTGCGCTCCCGTTTTGATGTGATTTATCGGACTTTGCGTGCCACCTACCTGGGTTTGGCCGTTCCGCCAGCCCTTTACTTTTTCATTGCCCAGTTTCTGCCCTTTGATATTCCTCTTCTCGATCAGGTGATGAGTTATTGGGATCACCTTCGCTGGCAACTTATCCCTATGTTTTTGCCCGAGACAGGCAGTGGACAGGGGTTGGAGGAGCTGATCAAGCCAGGTGACTGGTGATTGGACGGACTCCTGGGGCCGATTAGGTCCTTTGGGTAAAACTTTTCTAGGGCCCACGCCTTTCTACAAATTAACTCAATCAAGCATTACTTCTCTTCACAAACCTGACTTTAATTTTCAATTTTCCAGGCCTTGCCCAAACACTTCTCGAAAATTTCCGAGAGGTTGCTATAGTCCCTTCACTTTAGGTGAACTGGATAACAATCAAGGAGAATCCTATGTTGGGGAGAGGTGGCCGCCGTAAAGCTGTGGTTGGAGCAGCAGCTCTTTTGAGCTTGATCCTAATGAGCTCATCTTCATCTGCAAGCATGAGTTATGAGAGGGAAGACAAGGATATTAGCCTTCATGTGCGCGATGGCGTGAATCGTCTGTGGTTTGAAATTGAGATCCCCTTTCACGAAATGGGCGATGCCTCAAAAAGACTTGCTGCCGCTAGGGCCATTCACTTTCTCAAGCAAGATCTTTCTGAAATGTGGAAAGAGGGCAAGCTCCCCGACACACTTTATGACCTGATGGACTCTTCCATCACCCTAGGCGAACTCCAATACGATCAAATCTACAAGCGCATCCAAGATGCCTCAGGAGCGAAGGTGCGAAAAGCCATTGAGGATGCCGTCCCCGGATTGGCTGACAGCCAGGCCAGCAAGCTCAGTGGTGTGGACTGGTGGCGTCCGGCAGGAATCGTGGTGGAGGCTGGTATTAAGGGAAAGTTCAAACTCTCGTTTCTTAAGGGTATGGCAGGAAACTTCACCGAAGTGGTGGTTCCCCAGTGTGCCCATCGAATCAGGAAAATCCCCATGCAGGATGTGGAGAAGGACAAAGGCCTTCTCGAAATGCTTCAGGATCGCAAACCGGGGATCGTTGACCGGGCCTATGGTGTGATTCTCACCAGTATCTATGGCAAGCCCTGTACAGAGAACCTAGAAGTCCTATTGAGCAAGATTCAGGCTCATGAAGGCAGCGATGAGTTTTACAACAACTACTATATTGTCGAAGAAGCCTATGTTAAGAGTGTGCGCCGCCTGATGTTTTGGGCCGACACTCGCGTGGGTCTTAAGGCCGCCAGTGATGACAAAACTCCTGGTGTCCATGGGAAATTTGGCATCGGTCTAGTCTACGGAAAGCTTCGTCGCCCTGAGGAGTTCGCTGGTGGAACCATGTCTTACTCAAAGACTTTCCAGCTCCCTTTGAGAGTCAGGGAGCGGGTTAAGACTTGGGTGCGAACCAACTTGCCCGGCAAGCTTTCCGCTCTTACAACTTTAAACTGGGGCTGGAACGGTAAAATCGGCGCTCTCATGTGGAGTGATCGCTTTTTCCCTTATTTTTTGACCGGGCCGGAGATTGGAACCCATATCAATCCTAAGGGTGAGGTGAATCCCGGAACCGTGATGGATGTTCTGGAGTTGTTGGGTAGCTCTGTAGACACCCTCAGTTCCGCTTATGATGGCAAAGTGACTTCTCGTGAGGACATGTTTTCTCTTGAGGAATACGCAAAGTTGAAAAGCCAAACACTTCAGACTCAGGAAGTCGAGCCTGTAGGAGGGACTGCAACGGAGTAATTGGCTGGTATGGTGAATCGCCAGGGGCAAATGCAATAAAAGGAAGATCAGCAGGATTGGAACCCGCGGGATGACCGCGGGTTTACTTTTTTAAGCGGGGAGCAGGGGGCGAAAAACGTTCACGAGCTTTTGCAGAAAGCTGCCAGAGCCTTCCAGATAGGTCAGAACCCAGATCATGGGTATGCCCAGTCCCAAAAACAGGATCGAGGTTAAAACAATCTCCTCAAAGTACTCCACAATGATCAGGGCGATGAGGAGCCCTAAAGCCGTACCGCCTGCGATTTGGAAAAACAAAAGCATATGGACCGTTCCTGTTAAGACAGACTTTTCCGTCGGCCCAAAAATTCCAATATTTATGCCACATCAGTATTGTGGAAAATCAGGGACTTAGAAGTTCAGAGGGGGACGAAATTGGGGAATTTGTGCCGCCAAAGGGCAAGTGATTTTAAATCCTTAGCTTCGGGCAAAGCCCTGCCGGCAAGGCTTTCAAAGGCTCACCCTCTCCTCTGGCGAAAGAACTCCTTGAGAACCCGGCCACAGGGTTCGGCAAGAATTCCTGCTTCCACTTGGGGACGATGGTTGAGGCGATCGTCCCCAAGGATCCGGTATAAGGATTCAACGCCTCCGCCTTTTGGATCTGTGGCCCCATAGTAAACGC from Pseudobdellovibrionaceae bacterium encodes the following:
- a CDS encoding radical SAM protein, whose translation is MAELDLINNKPRELCEVCYYHDRIGVKSKRVLGIELFYDKYQHLVQEALENDGQMTSFPKWWELRFSMSCNLACRICSPANSTKFMNELSPHKDSLPAPMAKSLGRVIDLFDQYGNLSDSNQFMKELWDHIDEVDYIELHGGEPYINKRLWEFLESLSTTDHAKRINIYSHCNLTSVTDQQIEILNRFVGGRVNVSIDAADRENEFIRYYSDWRTTEQNFPKFGHLHEGFVICIGTSVSAYQACTIDKLLIWLDEFLQRHPDLNVTWLVWPVVKPDMFRVDLVPLELRLATIERIKAIAKECFACNEYGHAKGMKYGVETLINLLSNQIQPSQEQIDSFISYTKALDKVRGQDSFTMFPT